Proteins encoded by one window of Emys orbicularis isolate rEmyOrb1 chromosome 15, rEmyOrb1.hap1, whole genome shotgun sequence:
- the TMEM88 gene encoding transmembrane protein 88 yields the protein MSCSLAASGREEPGGAQGGSPVPPPPYGAGGPEPELRGALDCLACAVLLSAHNLLAAALCALLCTLVCAAALLPAGTALGLGFLCHSKFLHAQVAPCEAHLHDAGATALLVLGFTLLLPLLVLGLAAFVRLARRLQLGYCLLPYSLAVYRHLPAGRYHQAAWCCPRARAHAPGDKVWV from the exons ATGTCCTGCTCCCTGGCGGCGAGCGGGCGGGAGGAGCCCGGcggggcgcaggggggcagcCCGGTGCCGCCGCCCCCGTACGGCGCGGGGGGCCCGGAGCCGGAGCTGCGCGGGGCGCTGGACTGTCTGGCCTGCGCCGTCCTGCTGAGCGCGCACAACCTGCTGGCCGCGGCGCTCTGCGCGCTGCTCTGCACCCTGGTCTGCGCGGCCGCGCTGCTGCCCGCGGGGACCGCGCTGGGGCTGGGCTTCCTCTGCCACTCCAAG TTCCTGCATGCCCAGGTGGCCCCGTGCGAGGCCCATCTTCACGACGCTGGTGCCACGGCCCTGCTCGTGCTCGGCTTCACCTTGCTGCTGCCGCTCCTGGTGCTGGGCCTGGCCGCCTTCGTCCGGCTGGCCCGGCGGCTCCAGCTGGGCTACTGCCTGCTGCCCTACAGCCTGGCCGTCTACCGGCACCTGCCCGCCGGCCGCTACCACCAGGCGGCCTGGTGCTGCCCCCGGGCCCGTGCGCACGCCCCGGGGGACAAGGTCTGGGTGTGA
- the NAA38 gene encoding N-alpha-acetyltransferase 38, NatC auxiliary subunit: MAAPAGQREENGCCGRGPHGGGGSPADSDGEAPDSPYARARHKLETLLNRNMRIRMTDGRTLVGCFLCTDRDCNVILGSAQEYLKASDSFAASEPRVLGLAMVPGHHIVSIEVELENLGNPQYL, encoded by the exons ATGGCGGCGCCGGCCGGGCAGCGCGAGGAGAACGGGTGCTGCGGCCGCGGCCcgcacgggggcggggggagccccgCG gactCGGACGGGGAGGCGCCCGACTCCCCCTACGCCCGCGCCCGCCACAAGCTGGAGACGCTGCTCAACAGGAACATGCGGATCCGCATGACGGATGGACGGACGCTCGTCGGCTGCTTCCTCTGCACCGACCGTGACTGCAACGTCATCCTGGGCTCCGCGCAGGAGTACCTCAAAGCCAGCG ACTCCTTTGCGGCCAGCGAGCCGCGCGTGCTGGGCCTGGCCATGGTCCCCGGCCACCACATCGTCTCCATCGAGGTGGAGCTGGAGAACCTGGGCAACCCCCAATACCTGTGA
- the LOC135889282 gene encoding cytochrome b5 domain-containing protein 1, translating to MEKFQPRYFTPREVSAHARPGDLWVSYLGRVYDLSPLVRQHKGDVLLRPILEAAGKDISHWFNPKTRDIQTHVDPLTGCVKYYTPQGRFIHIPPQLPRSDWANDFELPWWKDSKYEVGILASKTRRVRIVNTLTSQEHVLEVCAEESMWEILRRYLPHNTHAASYTWKYEGVNLDMDKTLEQNKIPDEDAEFYRLNLDTDLYTPGILLYFNDDLTEF from the exons ATGGAGAAGTTCCAGCCCCGCTACTTCACCCCGCGGGAGGTGTCTGCGCACGCGCGGCCCGGGGACCTCTGGGTGTCCTACCTGGGCCGCGTGTATGACCTGAGCCCGCTGGTCCGGCAGCACAAGG GGGACGTCTTGCTGAGGCCCATCTTGGAAGCGGCGGGAAAGGACATTAGCCACTGGTTCAACCCCAAGACCAGAGAC ATCCAGACCCACGTGGACCCGCTGACGGGCTGCGTCAAGTACTACACCCCCCAGGGCCGCTTCATCCACATCCCGCCCCAGCTGCCCCGCTCCGACTGGGCGAACGACTTCGAGCTGCCCTGGTGGAAGGACAGCAAGTATGAGGTGGGGATCCTGGCTTCTAAGACCCGGCGTGTCCGCATCGTCAACACCCTGACCTCGCAGGAGCATGTGTTGGAG gtGTGCGCGGAGGAGTCCATGTGGGAAATCCTGCGGCGCTACCTGCCCCACAACACCCACGCCGCCAGCTACACCTGGAAGTACGAGGGCGTCAACCTGGACATGGACAAGACGCTGGAGCAGAACAAGATCCCAGACGAGGACGCAGAGTTCTACCGGCTGAACTTGGACACCGACCTGTACACGCCGGGTATCTTGCTGTACTTCAATGACGACCTCACCGAGTTCTAG